ggtgttttttttaatcttaaacAGAACATTTTTTGAGGGACTGTCAATTAACTATTAGTTTTCTTAGGGCATGTTTTTGACTTGTAGATCCAATGTCAATTAATAATCAGATTAGTTAATCTAAAAATATATCTAATCTAATGTTAATCCACTTTGATGTTTTTGGGTGCTAGTTTAAACTTCGTTGTATTTGGCAGTACATAACGTCAGAAAATGTCACATTTTGTGAGTGATTTATGAATAAGAAGAATAGATTTGTAGGTGGCCGTGTGTAATGagaaaataattatgaaaaattccgaaaactaaaattaaaaaacaacaaaattatcaacaaaaaaaaaaatggaaaattacactctgatttttttttacacttttacacaacaaaaacatgaacaaaattccacaaaaaaaatacaacttttttttggattttacaCAACTATTTTTTCATCAGCTGTTTGTACTTTTCGATTTTTTGCAAAGATTAACCCGCGACGCTAGTATCGGACGCTTAAActagcaaataaaacaaaataatcgaTGATGCAAAAATCACATTTGTAAATTAATCTTAATTTAATGGCCAATCTTCAAATCAAAACTCCCCAACCTTAGACATTTTACAAGCTTTCCTCACATAAAtatatgatattttattttaaataaaatttgggaACATTAGCTAAACATGCAAAGAAGTAATCCATCAATTAAGTGTATACAACTTTTTGAAGCCACCAGAGATAACtcacattttcttatttttctaaagaacttctggagaaaaataataaaataacctTTCCAAATCCAATGTTGTTTACATTGTCATAATCGTAAACATTCTATCAATTCGATGATTTTGTTGCCTAAAGTTGTTCCTCAAATTTATGGTTATGAATAAAATTGGCGTAACAGCGAATTCAGTTTTATTGATACCAATGTAATGAAGAAATATGGGAATTATTAATCGTATATGATGTTGTTTCAAATGTTGACCACCAATGCAAAGCCGACCTTAATCTTTTAGAGCATCAGTTGTTTATGGTCTTTCAAATGGCACCAGAGAAAATAGTACATAGGCCAATTGAAATCGAGAAATTACTTGACTGGATAATGTCTACTACAACAATTAATTTCTTTGGTCGGCCGTGTGGATCGTGGCGGCGTCATGATGGGACAAAAGATCACTGATCTCACACATTACTTTGTTTACATAACCGCATAATTGATAAAGCGTTTCatgcttaaaattttactagtttttattaattaactGACAAAGGATGACTTCTCAATGTTTGACATTTCATCATATGACTTCCTAACCTCAAATTTGACCAACCTTTATAATGACTCTTGTTGGATTTGGCTCGTCTTGAATAACAACTTAATAGTTTCAGATTTATATAAACAACTACATGTGTTCTACACGAATTGTCAACTTTCATGTTCTTATCAACATCTTTTGGTGAAtggcaataatattttttttaacaaatctttttaagacattttattAATGGCCAAGTATGACTCAAAAACATGGACCTCGCAACATGAATTCTCACACAACATTTACGCTTTCTGCTACAACGATCCAAATAGGAATTGAATTGAAGATGgccaaatatttatacattaaaAAGTATCACAATGATCTTGCAATATCAAGTCTCAGCATTACATGAATGATTTCTTTCCCAGCTAAATATTTGTGCTTAACTTTGCGAAATTCGTTGTCGAACGAATGACGTTCACATTTGAATTCATAACAGGTTCCTGGAAAACATGATAGCAAGAGTAAAAGCTAGTTAGTCGTGATAATGATTCCATGAAAATACGAGTATTTGTCAAAAAGTTCCTGCCTTTCATTCCAAGAAGTTATTTTTTCAGTCTGAAAACTAACAGAAGACTTAATAGAGAAATAACctgaaatttctttaagaaattattcaatGCTGTAAATCGTTCCTTTAAAAAgtggttcaatttaaaatataaaaatgttctgTAGAAGTAGATCTAATAATTGTCTTATGAAAGGCATTTAGACATTTTAGCTTTGATGTTTCTTTTATCAGTAACGCATTATGAATCTTAAAAGTTTCGATGTACGGCTAAATTTAGCtttgaccaaaattcgatttagCGGCGAATCTGAACAAATCAATTAAATGAATGCcctaaaacatttataaattttttacgcAACAATTTCGgctaaaattagtaaaaaaaaacagcaaaattccAGATAAATAATTAACATAAAGGAATTGTACCTCTAAAACATTGTCCAGTTACATTCAAATTATCAAAGTcagatttttctataggaaattaataaaaaatcaaataattttgctGTATCAAAGGACCACCAAATGTGTTAATGAATATAATAAGGGGACTTTTCCTATGAGATTTCAAATAAGAAGCTGATTTAGGGAAATCAGGATTACTACTAATACAGTTTTTGTATCTGCATCAGAATGAGTACATTCTAGTCTAGTCTTTCGAATATGTCTcgaaaaaattatccaaaaggCTGAGTTATAGCCAAATAATTTTTCACATTCTTAACAGTTTTCATGgcttttataaaagttttttacccttgatattttaaaagcatATAATTTATAGATATAACTGAACATACATTTTAAACTTTACTTTTAACTTAGCCCTCAATATAATGCTCAGTTGTCAaccataaagttttttttactctttttattacacctttaacataaatttaaatttaaataataaaaattatttaactgaTATGATAAACTTCTTAATTAGGTGAAAATGTTACAGctaaataaaaagtgaaatttaaaaCTACAGTTATTAACAAACACAAACAGTTTGTTTcaaatcttttataatttttgtttagtttaagattaaaaataaaatcatacatACTCTTGATTAAATCATGAggattaattttgtatgtaaaaatgAAACTCGTTCGTAAAGAGATAGTAATGttatattttactacttttatgtttaataaacattatttataaaccgttttttttattttttaattttcttattctatgtttctttttttatacaacatttattttatttatatatttctatgtatgtttgtatatgagtcataaaaaaatgtgtgtgttcAGTTCAGTTCACCTTGTTTAATGACTAAACCCctttattttcaaagaaataaatatataataaaatcacTCACTAACAACAtgagacttttttattttttattacatatattttttttattttgttatcagTCCAGTCagtctgtttaaaaataaaaaaaagtaattgcaaaaataaaatacaaatagcttcgacaaaaaataatgcgttttatacaaaaataaagaaaaaaagtaacaaatctTGTAACTTTTATGgttataatgcaaaaaaaaatagaaaaaaactatgATGAATGTCATCATCTTCTGCCACTTGATACATACAAAGTTACACAGAACAGAATGTGTGTTTGTTAGTCTAACTGCCCAACTGGCTGGCTGTTTGGCTGGCTTGACTGACTATGTTGTTTTATTCCTTACAAGGTAATTCCAAGGCTTATTTAGTAATATTAACTAAATGGTTGTCATTACAACTTCTATGACTTgtaataaataactaaaattgcttcaCTCTActgatatttatattaatttaatacatACAATACAACATTTTCGAAATTCTTTTACTCTTTCACATGACTATaactaattaatatttttttttattttctctctcTTTTCTATGTAGAAATGGTTGAGGCCATGAAAAAAGTTGCCTCGATGGATGTTGAATTAACCGTTGAAGAACGTAACCTTTTATCGGTAgcatataaaaatgttattggaGCACGTCGTGCCTCATGGCGTATTATTACCTCGATCGAACAGAAGGAGGAGAATAAGGGTGCCGAAGAGAAATTGGAAATGATCAAAACTTATCGCGGCCAGGTTGAAAAAGAATTGCGCGATATCTGTTCGGACATTTTAAATGTACTCGAGAAACATCTCATTCCATGTGCCACCACAGGCGAAAGtaaagtattttattataagatGAAGGGTGATTATCATCGTTATTTGGCTGAGTTTGCTACCGGTTCAGATCGCAAAGATGCCGCTGAAAACTCATTGATTGCCTATAAGGCAGCCAGTGATATTGCCATGAACGATCTGCCACCAACACATCCCATCCGTTTGGGTTTGGCGCTTAACTTTTCGGTGAGTATTTAGAATAAGATTAagaattaagttttaaaattagatTTAGCTTCCAGTTGATACATTTGAGGCTGATATAAAAGTTTTTGAACGAACTAGTAAGTCTCCGGTAGTTCTTGTCCGAAGATAAAATTTCATGTGAACAAATTTGGCGATAAACGGAAGCAACAATCTTTTTGAAGAATGTATTTTGAGGAAAGATACTTTTtgagaaaaggtacttttaagaAAGgctaatttttaagaaaaagtacttttaagaaactttttttaagaaaatgtactttttaagaaaaggtactttttaagaaaatgtgCTTTTTTAAGAAAGagaactttttttaagaaaaagtacttttttaagaaaaagtaatttttttaaaaaatacttttttaagaaagtagtttttaagaaaaggtattttttaaaagaaactttttaaaggagtacttttttaaaagaaactttttaagaaaatgtaattttttaaaaggggattttttttaaaaaaaagttaaaaagttttattaaaagctACTAAATAAAAAGTCAGAGTAGCCCTGGATCATCCATTTATGAATCTATTTATCTGATTTTTGTCAGTGGACTTCTAAAAGTTTTTGTCAACATGTTTGTAGATAAGTTTTGAGGATTagcaaaataatcgaaagtatatttgttttagatttttgggAGAACGGAGGATTTCCAAAAGCAACAAATAGGTACTTATTTTAACTGTAGGCTTGGGAAAACATATTTCAATCAACagtcatactttttttttagacTGAATcgttattttttca
The nucleotide sequence above comes from Calliphora vicina chromosome 1, idCalVici1.1, whole genome shotgun sequence. Encoded proteins:
- the 14-3-3epsilon gene encoding 14-3-3 protein epsilon, with translation MSERENNVYKAKLAEQAERYDEMVEAMKKVASMDVELTVEERNLLSVAYKNVIGARRASWRIITSIEQKEENKGAEEKLEMIKTYRGQVEKELRDICSDILNVLEKHLIPCATTGESKVFYYKMKGDYHRYLAEFATGSDRKDAAENSLIAYKAASDIAMNDLPPTHPIRLGLALNFSVFYYEILNSPDRACRLAKAAFDDAIAELDTLSEESYKDSTLIMQLLRDNLTLWTSDMQADGDGEQKEQIQDVEDQDVS